Proteins encoded together in one Triticum dicoccoides isolate Atlit2015 ecotype Zavitan chromosome 7B, WEW_v2.0, whole genome shotgun sequence window:
- the LOC119338633 gene encoding glutamate receptor 2.7-like — protein sequence MACSARRCLSLLALWCTAGSLATAVPARLGVVLDLTSDVGRKSLACISVALDDFYLKRPGCSQRVELCVRDSGGQAVKAAQAADDLINNARVQAIIWVPQTSTEIDFLSYLGRRHRIPVLSFSGISPTSCTFWLEDPATASRGHSKIGFTLDNDTITFLTPKTGRRNDRKLQTGKARMNCRSHNKTLLRIAVPQKEGFEDFVHVADPNTSYQKVTGYSIDIFEAAMKQLRRPPRYEFYVFHGSYDALVGNVSSGVYDAAVGDVSITPDRAADTDFTMPYTQSGVFMLVLAEDEPETVEWKFVKPLSSALWFTTVGFFFYTGFVVWMIERSRNQEYQGSNLRQFSTASYFAFSTLTFSHAQTIRSPLSKIVVVVWCFVVLIVVQSYTASLSAILTAKSRRPSVTDLNQLQLRNGSVGHQEGSFLRSILIKNYYFDKDRLQSYIKKEDYADALRNGSVSAIVDELPFLTSFLSDPRNKEDFRMVNLMYMTPGFGFAFCLGSPLVHDLSTAILNITGGDEGLRIQRKWLGADPQSSSVGDGSSDPDSTQISLPSVAGAFVITGVISTLMLLVSIGRLVHASRTSGRVADVESFNGGGGDNVGQDSLQLENGNIGHDSAASDQPLCETANSESHWRFENAGGQEACPMQQNGMHSGSAAAESIQIEMRTV from the exons ATGGCGTGTTCGGCGAGGCGCTGCCTCTCTCTGCTCGCGCTTTGGTGCACCGCCGGGTCGTTAGCCACGGCGGTACCGGCGCGGCTCGGCGTGGTGCTGGACCTGACTAGCGACGTGGGGAGGAAGAGCCTCGCCTGCATCTCCGTGGCCCTGGATGACTTCTACCTGAAACGTCCGGGCTGCAGCCAGCGGGTGGAGCTATGCGTGAGGGACTCGGGCGGACAGGCCGTCAAGGCGGCGCAAGCTG CCGATGATCTTATCAATAATGCCCGAGTGCAGGCCATCATTTGGGTTCCTCAAACATCGACAGAAATAGATTTCCTCTCCTACCTGGGCCGCCGCCACCGCATTCCGGTTCTCTCTTTCTCCGGCATTTCCCCAACATCCTGCACCTTCTGGCTAGAAGATCCTGCAACAGCTTCCAGGGGTCACAGCAAGATCGGCTTTACACTTGACAATGACACTATAACATTTCTTACTCCAAAAACTGGTAGACGAAATGACAGGAAATTACAGACAGGAAAAGCAAGGATGAACTGCAGAAGCCATAATAAGACGTTGCTCAGGATTGCGGTGCCGCAgaaagaaggttttgaagattttgTGCATGTTGCCGATCCGAATACCAGTTACCAAAAGGTCACTGGCTACAGCATTGATATCTTCGAAGCCGCTATGAAGCAGCTACGTCGTCCACCACGCTATGAGTTTTATGTCTTCCATGGTTCCTACGATGCGCTAGTAGGCAACGTGTCTTCAGGG GTGTATGATGCAGCAGTTGGTGATGTTAGCATAACTCCTGATCGAGCTGCTGACACAGATTTTACAATGCCATACACACAATCTGGAGTGTTTATGCTTGTGCTCGCTGAGGACGAGCCAGAAACAGTTGAGTGGAAATTTGTGAAGCCACTGAGTTCGGCACTTTGGTTTACAACTGTGGGCTTCTTCTTCTATACTGGCTTTGTTGTGTGGATGATTGAGCGCTCCAGAAATCAAGAGTACCAGGGATCAAATTTGAGACAGTTCAGCACCGCTTCTTACTTCGCTTTCTCTACTTTGACATTTTCACATG CTCAGACTATTAGAAGCCCCTTGTCAAAAATTGTTGTGGTGGTATGGTGCTTTGTGGTTCTGATTGTAGTGCAGAGTTACACAGCAAGCTTGTCAGCCATACTAACCGCAAAGAGCCGCCGGCCTTCAGTGACAGATCTGAACCAGCTCCAGCTCAGGAATGGCTCTGTTGGACACCAAGAGGGGTCATTTCTGCGGTCCATCTTGATAAAAAATTATTATTTCGACAAAGATAGGCTACAGAGCTACATAAAGAAAGAGGACTATGCTGATGCTTTGAGAAATGGATCGGTATCAGCTATCGTTGATGAGCTTCCCTTCTTGACATCATTCCTCTCTGATCCTCGGAATAAGGAAGACTTTAGGATGGTTAATCTCATGTACATGACTCCTGGATTTGGTTTT GCATTCTGTCTAGGTTCGCCGCTCGTGCATGATCTTTCTACTGCCATCTTGAACATAACTGGAGGCGACGAGGGATTGAGGATTCAACGAAAATGGTTAGGCGCAGATCCACAGTCGTCATCGGTGGGTGATGGCAGCTCCGACCCTGATTCCACGCAAATCAGTTTGCCAAGCGTCGCTGGTGCGTTCGTCATCACCGGAGTTATTTCGACTCTCATGCTGCTGGTAAGCATTGGGAGGCTGGTTCATGCCAGCCGTACCAGTGGGAGAGTAGCTGATGTGGAAAGTTTCAATGGTGGTGGTGGTGACAACGTCGGCCAAGATTCTCTTCAATTGGAGAATGGCAACATAGGCCACGATTCTGCTGCCTCGGATCAACCCCTCTGTGAAACCGCGAACAGCGAGTCCCATTGGCGCTTTGAGAATGCTGGTGGCCAAGAGGCTTGTCCAATGCAGCAGAATGGCATGCACAGCGGCTCTGCGGCTGCAGAATCCATCCAGATTGAGATGAGAACTGTCTGA